GCCAATCCACCACCTTGCCCTTTTGGATGTAGCCCACCTTCTGCCGAACGGGACGCCCTTCATTGTTGTTTAAGATGTCAGAAACTGCCACCACCCTTCCTCCCAGGGGGATTCGATGGATCTGCGCCTGATTGAACCCGCGGCTATCGTACAGGTACTGGGTTTCCAGGCAACCTTCCCATGTCAAGTCTTCCGGAGGAGAACTGAATTTCGTTTCTATCCAATAAGTGGACAGGCGCCCCAGAGAATCGTAGGTGCGGTGTTCTCGGTTGTTCTCTCTGATGAACCGCACCTTGCCCAAGGTATCCAGGTGGATTTCATGGTGGGTCACTGCCGTATCTCGCCCCAAAGAATCTTGGAGGGCCTGGTACAAGGTGATGTCCTTGTCGAGTTGGTGATCGTACCCAGTGATCGTCTTGCGGATCCGGCCTTTGGAATCGCGCTCCACACGAAAAAAGATTCCTTTATCATAAACCTCGTTTTCGATTCCTTCCCTCCAGGGGAAAGGGCTTGGTCGGCTTTCAGGCTGGTCGGGGAATTTTCCGAACTCGAACGGATTGTGAATCCAAATTTTCATCGTACCAACATCTTTCCAATCGTTCCTAGCGCATCGAGGTTCGATTTGGCCCGGACAGGTATCGCATACGCAATGCTCAAAAGTATAGACATGAGGTACAGCGGAATCGATGTGCCTGGCACGTTCCACCAAACCGCGACTTTGATACACCACTCGATTCGGATAGGGATCCTTTCCCAAGTAGGACGCCCAATGGAACGCTCCTGCCTTGGAAGGATCCTTCCCGGACTCCACCATTGGAGGCGGCGGAACAAGGCGGTTGGTCTCTTGAAGCCACCGGGAAAGGTTGGACGGCAAGTTAGGAGCACTGCCAGCGCACATGACCAAAAGAAGGGTCCACATCATTCGGCTTCTCCATGCAGAAGGTTGATGAATCTCGTCGCTTGCTCCTCGAAATAACTATCGATGTAAATCACTTTTTCCACCTCTTACAATCAATACAAGCGATTGGGTGCTCGATCAAGGCTCAATACTCACCCAGTAGAAGCCAAACTTCGAGTGGAGCTTGAAATACATTGGACAATCCATACACAACAAGTTCAGCGGTGGATAATCATCTTTTTCAAATTCTCTGAGCAATGCCTCATCCCGAACCGAATCAATTTCCGCAGCATATCCTTCCTCTTCTGTAGAATACAACAGCCCACAACTACGAGGTGAAAATCCTTTCGTACGCAAATGATCCTTAATCTTGACGCTTATGAATTCATCCGAGAATACCGAATTTGCCGAAGCGCGCTCCAACGCATGCTGAGGTGACCTAGAGAGACCTGCCCATCGAGCCCAGATCACAGTCAATAGCAAACAGTATGCCGCCAAAGAAATGTATTTAATTTTCATCAGTAACCTTTCCGCAAAGGCAAGTTGTTCTCTGCGCGAATACGATTTTCACCCAAAACTGCTGACGCCTCCCAAGCATTTTTCACCAATTCTCCATTCACGATATTGCCACGTTCAAAAACCCACGTATAATCCTCCCCCGAATAGAAATCTAGGACATGAAATAATTCGTGGGCCAAAACCACCCAAGGAGGACGCAACTTCCCCCCGTCATCATATTTAGCCGTTACAGCTGTTCGATTGTACGGATTATAGGTAACAACCACATCATCACCGGCTACTGTAACGCCAAGTAGCCAGAAGGGATATTTAGAATAAAGTACAGGTCGAGCCCTATCATTTTTTCCAAAAATGATCACAGTAGTATTCTTCGAGGACTCCAACTTTTGAATCAAATCTGCTCCGCATTTTCCACCTTCACGAATTCTCTCAATATGCTGCAAGGTCACCTGTCTAAACTCCTCGCTTCCGCGAACCTCGATTCCTTTTCTGTGAGGAACGCTGCTGCCTTTTGGTTGTTGGACCACCTCGGACGGTGTCGGCGAACTCGCCACCCTTGCTTCTTCCAAAGCTCCGTCACCCTTCCGGAATTGATAAGCCATCAAACGAGCCCGGAAATGACGCATCACCCGCTGTGCGGTGCATGACGATTCAAGGGGCCGGTCCTTCGCGATCGCCTTCACGCTGATATAGGCTGGCCGGGAAACTCCGGAACCCAACTCGGACAGAATGCACACTTGCGCACCCTCCGCACCCGCGAATTCCAATTGGAAGTGGTCGGCCAGGTGGTAGCTCTCCCCGCGAACCGGATGGGTGGAGGGTCGGGGGTCGACCACATCCCGGAACACCCAAGTGGCGCCCTGTTGGACCACGCGGACGGAAAACCGGTCGATCTCCGTGGCTTCTCCACTTTGTGTGGCGGCTTCCAGCACCTGGATAACCAAAGCCTGTCCGGATTTCAGGCCTTTCTGGGCCTTCAGATCCAAGCGGAGGGTAGGGGTGACCCCTGCACCGAAGGTGACGATTTCGGTGAGTACCAATTGGACAGAATAGTCGGGATTTGACATGGGTCAGGCTCTGGGTTCGGGGTGGGAGAGATAGCAGGTTTGAACCGCTTCCTGGACATCTCCGGGAAGCCAGGCGACGGAGAATCGGTGGGTGTGGCCTTCGTGGTCCACTTCCAGCTCGTAGCATCCATACTGGAGATCGCCTTGGCAGGCACATCCGTCCTTCAGGGTGACCTCGTGGACCAACGCTCCTTCACGCAGGATCTTCACCGATTGCGACGGCAAAGGCTCGTCCCACTCGTCTAGCAGCCGGATCGTCAAATGGCCCTTCCCGTTGGACGGATCGTTCAAGGGGCGGATCTCCGAATGGTCGGATTCTGTCTGGAATCCCGTTGGCCAGGAACCCACCACCACCTTGAGCGTGCGATTCTTGGAATGTCCCTCCACACGCGCGAGATTGGATGCGGAGAGCCGTTCGTCTTCGTCCTGCAGTTGGTCTTCCAGCTTTCCTCCGTCCATCACGTGCTGGTGCCACACCATCCGGCGCGTTTCCAGGGCGGTTCCGATCTCTGCCAGAAACCACGAGAATCGCTCCGGGGTCGGAAGGCTTCTTCCTTCCAAGAGGGACCGCAGCGATTGCTCCAGCTCGGGGTCCACCAGAAGGATATCCAAGGTGTCGTCGTCTTCTCCAACCCAGCAGCGATAGGTCCTGCCCGCATCCTTGTCAGATCCTGTCACCTGCGCACCCCGCGAAAGAGGGTGGCCCGATCCGATCCCCAAGGTTTCCAGAACGCCTTGGGATCCCCGAAACACCTCGCGCAACAGATCCAGCTTGGCGCTGCCGCGGCGCCACAACTCCAATGCCCCCTTCCCTTTGGGTACGGACGCACCGATGCGCACCTGACAAAGACTGGGCACCCCTACCATGGCCTTGGCCAAAGCACCATGCCAAATCCCGGTGTCCATGCGCGCGGGAGCTGGCGCACTGGCCCCGCCCTCCAGATCGAACGATTGGACGATCCAGGTGGTGGCAGGGTCTTCCGGTTGTTCGGGCAGGGCAAAACATCCCCGGACGCGCCCGTGCACGATGGTGGTCTTCCACTGTTCCAGCAGGCTCTTCAGCGCTTCCCGGACATCGCCTGCCACCGGCTCCAAGGCCAGCGCCACCCCGGACTCCAGGGAGCTGTCCGACCAATCCACCAGCCGCCACCCCTGAGGCCCCACCGACACGAACGCGCGGCGGTTGGGGTCGTCGCACCAGAGCGGATAGCGCGATTGTCCGGCCACCGCCTGGATCACCGCCTCCAAGCGGCCTTGCTGCTCCTGGAGGGACTCCTTGAACGTCCGGGCTGCCAAGTCGTCGCTTTCCTGGGGGAAGGACTCCAACAGTTCCATTACGCGCGACAGGCCACCCTGGACCGAATGGGGGTCTTCGGCTTGAGCCATTTGTTGGGCCAATCGCGGTGCCTGGTCGGCCGGATAGATCCAGAATTCCAGGCACGCGCGGATTTCCCGCGAAGGACTGGAGGCCATCAATCGCCACTTTCCCGGCTTGGCAATCCATTGGGCGGTGGAGTGAGGGCCCAGCGGGGACAGATCCTGGGTGTCGGAGGCATTTCTTTGCCCATCCGCAAGCGGAACCAGGAACCATTGCAACGGTTGGGCGGCATCTCCCATCCAAGCCACCAGGGTCTGCCCTTCGCGGAAGGGCTGGTAGCTGGACAGGTGCAGGGCTGTAGCGGGGGAGGTGGTCGTAGGCACGTTCGGTTTCTCCTGGGAGTGGTTTCCGAGGTGAATGTGCCGAAAACGCCGAGAAAAATCTGTGATCAAGATCACACTCCGGGGATGGATGTGATTTGGATCACACTTCTGGACGGTCAGCCGCCCTCCCCCATGCGGCGAATCCGCACCGTATTCGCCGCACTTTCTGCGGCGAATAATGGTTAGATTCACCGCATGTACATCCACGAACTGCCCGAATGGCCGAGCTTTGCGCGCCAGGACGATCGGTTGATCGTGCCGCTGGCCAGAGTGCGCCAATTGCACGGGCGGCTCTTGGGGAAACTGGATGCTCTGGGTTTCGCGCCGTTGGAAGAAACCTCGCTGGAGAACCTGACGCAGGACGTGATCCGATCGACAGAGATCGAAGGGGAGCGATTGGATGCCCTCCAGGTTCGCTCTTCGGTGGCGCGGCGTTTGGGAGTGGCGATCCCGGAATCGGTCGCGGCCAGCCGCGAAGTCGAGGGAATGGTCGACCTCACCATGGACGCCATCCTCCATTGCCACAAGCCGCTGACACGCAAGCGCTTGTTGGACTGGCAGTCCGCGCTGTTTCCCGAAGGACACAGTGGGCTGTACCGGATCCGCACCGGCAAATGGCGCGACGACTCGAAAGGGCCCATGCAGGTGGTCAGCGGCGGATGGGGTCGGGAACGGGTCCATTTCCAGGCGCCCGAAGCCGACAGGATCCCCGCCGAGATGCGACGTTTTCTGTCGTGGCTGGAAGCCGAAAGCGACGACGACCCGATCCTCAAGGCAGCCATCGCGCACTTGTGGTTTTTGACCATCCACCCGTTCGACGACGGAAACGGCCGTCTGGCCCGTGCGCTCACGGATTTGCTGTTGGCGCGGATGGACGGCAAGGGAGTGCGATTCTACAGCCTTTCGGCGGCGATCATGGCCGAACGCAACGAATACTACAAGGTCCTGGAGTTCACCCAGGCCGGATCCCTGGACATCACCGATTGGCTGCTGTGGTTCCTGAGCTGCCTGGAGCGCGCGATGGAGCGATCAACGCGCGTGATCGACAAGGTTCTCCACAAGCATCTGTTCTGGCAGCGCCATGCCAACGCGTCTTTCAACGACCGGCATCGGAAGGTTCTGGGACTTCTTCTGGAAGGCTTCGAAGGGAACCTGACCTCCGGGAAATGGGCCAAGATCGTCCGCTGCTCCACCGACACCGCCTTGCGGGATATCCAATTTCTGACCGAGCAGGGAATCCTGGTACGCGGTGATGCGGGTGGACGCAGCACGGGGTACCGTTTGGCTTGAACCGATTCCGGGAGCACACCCGGGAAGAAGCCTCAACTCAACCGCGAAATCCCGACCCTTCCCTCCATCTTGAATGACCTCGCCGTGACGGTCCGCCGCCTCGCACTCCCGTAGCTTGATCCCTGCACTGATCCACGGAGTGACCCATGTTCCAAGCGCTCTTCCCTTCCCTGACCGCCGTGTTGGCCGCCTCCACCGTTTCGGGGACAGAAATCGTCCCGCCCCGCGATGCGCTGGATTTCAAGATGAAGAGAATCGACGGCGAGTTGGTGGACCTGGGCCAGTGGCGCGGCAAGGTGGTCTTGATGGTCAACACCGCCAGCAAATGCGGGCACACTCCGCAGTACGCGGGCCTGCAGAAGCTATGGGCCGACGATTCCGCCAAGGGGCTTGTGGTGCTGGGCTTTCCCTCCAACGACTTTTTGTGGCAGGAGCCCGGAACCAACGGGGAGATCAAGCAGTTCTGCTCGCTCAAGTACCGCGTGACCTTTCCCATGTTCGAGAAGATCGAGGTCAAGGGCAAAGGCCAGGCACCCCTGTACGCCTACCTCACCGCACAAGACGTCAAGCCTGAAGGCAAAGGGAAGATCTCCTGGAACTTCGAGAAATTCCTGATCGGACGCGACGGCAAGGTGGCCGCCCGCTTTGCACCCGGCACCAAGCCGGAGGATCCGGCCTTGGTGGAAGCGGTGAAGAGGGAGCTTGGCAAGGCGGCGCCT
This DNA window, taken from Fibrobacterota bacterium, encodes the following:
- a CDS encoding Fic family protein; this encodes MYIHELPEWPSFARQDDRLIVPLARVRQLHGRLLGKLDALGFAPLEETSLENLTQDVIRSTEIEGERLDALQVRSSVARRLGVAIPESVAASREVEGMVDLTMDAILHCHKPLTRKRLLDWQSALFPEGHSGLYRIRTGKWRDDSKGPMQVVSGGWGRERVHFQAPEADRIPAEMRRFLSWLEAESDDDPILKAAIAHLWFLTIHPFDDGNGRLARALTDLLLARMDGKGVRFYSLSAAIMAERNEYYKVLEFTQAGSLDITDWLLWFLSCLERAMERSTRVIDKVLHKHLFWQRHANASFNDRHRKVLGLLLEGFEGNLTSGKWAKIVRCSTDTALRDIQFLTEQGILVRGDAGGRSTGYRLA
- a CDS encoding glutathione peroxidase, coding for MFQALFPSLTAVLAASTVSGTEIVPPRDALDFKMKRIDGELVDLGQWRGKVVLMVNTASKCGHTPQYAGLQKLWADDSAKGLVVLGFPSNDFLWQEPGTNGEIKQFCSLKYRVTFPMFEKIEVKGKGQAPLYAYLTAQDVKPEGKGKISWNFEKFLIGRDGKVAARFAPGTKPEDPALVEAVKRELGKAAP